A window from Primulina huaijiensis isolate GDHJ02 chromosome 11, ASM1229523v2, whole genome shotgun sequence encodes these proteins:
- the LOC140987577 gene encoding CBBY-like protein, translating to METAPYPILNTPSFGGGGGSRGTIKLSYHMFGNKICSNSTRFSSKVCHCYSVGRKINTLDFDRLIINASLRNGAENNTSRKLAILLEVEGVLIDVNRSGNRQAFNAAFKKLGLDCANWTKPVYSDLARKSAGDEERMLVLYFNRIGWPTSVATNEKETFMKNVIREKKNALDGLITSKAFSLRPGAKEFVDDAFNEGVHVVIMTSYSIHGENVARSVVEKLGADRILKIQTIGVEEVKQSFYGQLVFGKGVSSSLDEQLAKEVYKAASSERQRIAEEFASMLKVKVELNTSSSESLQNVVAALRAGAEYAEVPVEKCLLVAGSLFGVSAAAQIGMPCVVLRSSSTARAEFPTAMAVIDGFGGADLTISRLCKKLSS from the exons ATGGAAACCGCTCCTTATCCGATTCTAAACACGCCGAGCtttggcggcggcggcggcagcAGGGGTACAATCAAGTTGAGCTATCATATGTTTGGCAACAAAATTTGCAGTAATTCTACTCGCTTTTCTTCAAAAGTTTGTCATTGTTACAGTGTTGGCCGAAAAATCAACACGTTGGATTTTGACCGGTTAATTATAAATGCCTCCCTAAGAAACGGTGCTGAAAATAACACATCCCGGAAACTCGCCATTCTTCTTGAAGTTGAAGG GGTTTTAATCGATGTGAACCGATCAGGCAATCGCCAAGCTTTTAATGCAG CATTTAAAAAGCTTGGATTAGACTGTGCGAATTGGACCAAACCAGTTTATTCCGACCTTGCAAG GAAAAGTGCTGGTGATGAGGAAAGGATGTTAGTATTGTATTTTAACAGG ATTGGTTGGCCAACCTCAGTTGCTACCAATGAGAAGGAAActtttatgaaaaatgttattCGAGAAAAG AAGAATGCATTGGATGGTCTGATCACGTCAAAAGCTTTTTCTTTGAGACCTGGTGCCAAAGA ATTCGTCGATGATGCATTCAACGAAGGTGTGCATGTGGTAATCATGACATCATATAGTATACACGGGGAAAATGTTGCAAG ATCAGTTGTTGAAAAACTTGGAGCTGATCGAATATTAAAGATACAGACCATTGGAGTTGAAGAGGTCAAACAAAGTTTCTACGGACAACTTGTGTTTGGCAAAGGAGTATCCTCCAGTTTGGATGAACAATTAGCTAAGGAAGTGTACAAAGCAG CTTCTTCCGAAAGACAAAGAATTGCGGAAGAGTTTGCTTCTATGCTGAAGGTGAAAGTTGAACTTAATACTAGTTCAAGTGAAAG CTTGCAAAATGTTGTTGCTGCACTAAGGGCGGGGGCTGAATATGCAGAAGTTCCAGTTGAAAAATGCCTTTTGGTTGCGGGAAGCCTATTTGGAGTTTCCGCAGCTGCGCAAATTGGCATGCCTTGTGTAGTTCTTCGTAGCAG TTCAACTGCAAGAGCTGAATTTCCTACGGCAATGGCTGTGATAGATGGATTTGGTGGCGCAGACTTGACCATATCAAGACTTTGCAAAAAATTGTCGTCTTAA
- the LOC140988279 gene encoding O-fucosyltransferase 23 isoform X2 gives MLNRTLLMPSLSASLFYKEVDLLKPVSFDKIFQFEKFNSLCKGFVQLSRYSQLVNRTDLLELRKGSGRRWTADDDLHQLRRFSQHPFDEYEIIRIVGKNPFLWHDHWPVKDYAKVFECLVLGEDISREADKVVSKIREIGLKVNKDVGSPRTNGLDSMLQPVPYAAVHMRIEKDWMIHCKKLEQRLNISEICSSKDQIIQRVGNIEGLKTPIIIYLAVADDLLEDDSIMAGWKAGLLPFEKKKLGVLDLYKKHPYLIQSAIDYEVCLRSDVFVGNSFSTFSSLVVLDRTQKMINMGVKRPCGMIVRWPSYAYNLEGESKSPRPWATNMSKSSLQAISYGSNHISCS, from the coding sequence ATGCTGAATCGAACACTTTTAATGCCTAGCTTGAGTGCCTCACTTTTTTATAAAGAGGTGGATCTGCTGAAACCCGTTTCATTTGATAAGATCTTCCAGTTTGAGAAGTTCAACTCTCTCTGCAAGGGGTTTGTTCAATTGAGTCGGTACTCACAACTCGTTAACAGAACTGACCTTCTTGAGCTCCGGAAGGGAAGTGGAAGGAGATGGACCGCTGACGATGATCTACATCAGCTGAGACGTTTCAGTCAGCATCCATTTGATGAATACGAAATAATTCGAATAGTAGGTAAGAACCCTTTTCTGTGGCATGATCATTGGCCAGTCAAAGACTATGCAAAGgtatttgagtgcttagttctggGGGAAGATATATCCAGAGAAGCTGACAAGGTTGTTTCCAAAATTAGGGAGATCGGATTAAAAGTAAACAAAGACGTTGGTTCACCACGAACTAATGGACTCGATTCAATGTTGCAGCCAGTTCCGTATGCAGCAGTTCACATGAGAATTGAAAAGGACTGGATGATTCACTGCAAAAAGCTGGAGCAGAGATTAAATATCAGTGAAATTTGTAGCAGTAAGGATCAGATTATCCAAAGAGTTGGAAACATCGAGGGTCTGAAAACTCCAATAATTATTTACCTTGCAGTAGCGGATGATCTTCTTGAAGATGACTCGATAATGGCTGGTTGGAAGGCAGGATTACTTCCCTTCGAGAAGAAAAAGTTGGGTGTTCTCGATTTATACAAGAAGCACCCATATCTGATTCAATCAGCAATTGACTATGAAGTCTGCTTGAGATCTGACGTGTTCGTTGGAAACAGCTTTTCAACTTTCTCTAGCCTTGTAGTTCTTGATAGAACTcaaaaaatgatcaatatggGTGTAAAACGACCATGTGGAATGATTGTCAGATGGCCATCTTATGCCTACAATTTAGAAGGTGAATCGAAAAGCCCTCGTCCATGGGCAACGAATATGTCCAAGTCAAGCCTTCAAGCAATTAGTTATGGTTCAAATCATATTTCTTGCTCATGA
- the LOC140988279 gene encoding O-fucosyltransferase 23 isoform X1, whose amino-acid sequence MDLSHRTHLRSFGLHWNSLACKCVFLVVIVLVFRAVCLHSFSGFGSSEDNFFAVKSRPLTSNSVSLTGKSKFLEVPQIIWGLNNQKIALARACLTARMLNRTLLMPSLSASLFYKEVDLLKPVSFDKIFQFEKFNSLCKGFVQLSRYSQLVNRTDLLELRKGSGRRWTADDDLHQLRRFSQHPFDEYEIIRIVGKNPFLWHDHWPVKDYAKVFECLVLGEDISREADKVVSKIREIGLKVNKDVGSPRTNGLDSMLQPVPYAAVHMRIEKDWMIHCKKLEQRLNISEICSSKDQIIQRVGNIEGLKTPIIIYLAVADDLLEDDSIMAGWKAGLLPFEKKKLGVLDLYKKHPYLIQSAIDYEVCLRSDVFVGNSFSTFSSLVVLDRTQKMINMGVKRPCGMIVRWPSYAYNLEGESKSPRPWATNMSKSSLQAISYGSNHISCS is encoded by the coding sequence ATGGACTTATCCCACCGCACGCACTTGAGATCATTTGGACTGCATTGGAATTCCCTGGCCTGCAAATGCGTGTTCTTGGTTGTCATTGTTTTGGTTTTTAGAGCAGTTTGTCTTCATAGTTTCTCAGGCTTTGGCAGCAGTGAGGACAATTTCTTTGCCGTCAAAAGTAGGCCATTGACGTCGAATTCAGTTTCTCTCACGGGAAAATCCAAGTTTTTAGAGGTTCCTCAAATCATATGGGGCTTGAATAACCAAAAAATTGCATTAGCAAGAGCTTGTTTGACCGCAAGAATGCTGAATCGAACACTTTTAATGCCTAGCTTGAGTGCCTCACTTTTTTATAAAGAGGTGGATCTGCTGAAACCCGTTTCATTTGATAAGATCTTCCAGTTTGAGAAGTTCAACTCTCTCTGCAAGGGGTTTGTTCAATTGAGTCGGTACTCACAACTCGTTAACAGAACTGACCTTCTTGAGCTCCGGAAGGGAAGTGGAAGGAGATGGACCGCTGACGATGATCTACATCAGCTGAGACGTTTCAGTCAGCATCCATTTGATGAATACGAAATAATTCGAATAGTAGGTAAGAACCCTTTTCTGTGGCATGATCATTGGCCAGTCAAAGACTATGCAAAGgtatttgagtgcttagttctggGGGAAGATATATCCAGAGAAGCTGACAAGGTTGTTTCCAAAATTAGGGAGATCGGATTAAAAGTAAACAAAGACGTTGGTTCACCACGAACTAATGGACTCGATTCAATGTTGCAGCCAGTTCCGTATGCAGCAGTTCACATGAGAATTGAAAAGGACTGGATGATTCACTGCAAAAAGCTGGAGCAGAGATTAAATATCAGTGAAATTTGTAGCAGTAAGGATCAGATTATCCAAAGAGTTGGAAACATCGAGGGTCTGAAAACTCCAATAATTATTTACCTTGCAGTAGCGGATGATCTTCTTGAAGATGACTCGATAATGGCTGGTTGGAAGGCAGGATTACTTCCCTTCGAGAAGAAAAAGTTGGGTGTTCTCGATTTATACAAGAAGCACCCATATCTGATTCAATCAGCAATTGACTATGAAGTCTGCTTGAGATCTGACGTGTTCGTTGGAAACAGCTTTTCAACTTTCTCTAGCCTTGTAGTTCTTGATAGAACTcaaaaaatgatcaatatggGTGTAAAACGACCATGTGGAATGATTGTCAGATGGCCATCTTATGCCTACAATTTAGAAGGTGAATCGAAAAGCCCTCGTCCATGGGCAACGAATATGTCCAAGTCAAGCCTTCAAGCAATTAGTTATGGTTCAAATCATATTTCTTGCTCATGA